From Procambarus clarkii isolate CNS0578487 chromosome 65, FALCON_Pclarkii_2.0, whole genome shotgun sequence, one genomic window encodes:
- the LOC138354913 gene encoding ovarian abundant message protein-like: MGMVDVAGLVDVAGLVDVAGLVDVAGMVDVAGMVDVAGLVDVAGLVDVASMVDVAGMVDVASLVDVAGMVDMAGMVDVAGMVDMAGLVDVAGMVDVAGLVDLAGLVEVAGLVDVAGLVDVADMVDVAGMVDVAGMVVVAGMVDVAGMVDVAGMVDVAGMVDVAGMVDMAGLVDVADMVDVAGMVGVAGMVVLVGLVDVAGMVDVAGMVDVAGMVYLAGIVCQLEL, from the coding sequence ATGGGTATGGTAGACGTGGCGGGTTTGGTAGACGTGGCGGGTTTGGTAGACGTGGCGGGTTTGGTAGACGTGGCGGGTATGGTAGACGTGGCGGGTATGGTAGACGTGGCGGGTTTGGTAGACGTGGCGGGTTTGGTAGACGTGGCGAGTATGGTAGACGTGGCGGGTATGGTAGACGTGGCGAGTTTGGTAGACGTGGCGGGTATGGTAGACATGGCGGGTATGGTAGACGTGGCGGGTATGGTAGACATGGCGGGTTTGGTAGACGTGGCGGGTATGGTAGACGTGGCGGGTTTGGTAGACCTGGCGGGTTTGGTAGAAGTGGCGGGTTTGGTAGATGTGGCGGGTTTGGTAGATGTGGCGGATATGGTAGATGTTGCGGGTATGGTAGATGTGGCGGGTATGGTAGTTGTGGCAGGTATGGTAGATGTGGCGGGTATGGTAGATGTGGCGGGTATGGTAGATGTGGCGGGTATGGTAGATGTGGCGGGTATGGTAGATATGGCGGGTTTGGTAGATGTGGCGGATATGGTAGATGTTGCGGGTATGGTAGGTGTGGCGGGTATGGTAGTTTTGGTGGGTTTGGTAGATGTGGCGGGTATGGTAGATGTTGCGGGTATGGTAGATGTGGCGGGTATGGTATACCTGGCTGGTATTGTTTGCCAATTAGAGTTGTAA